From a region of the Cygnus atratus isolate AKBS03 ecotype Queensland, Australia chromosome 3, CAtr_DNAZoo_HiC_assembly, whole genome shotgun sequence genome:
- the LOC126913250 gene encoding uncharacterized protein LOC126913250 → MDEVIKISSTEKVQQLERELAAQLAELKAQIEDNGVLQGTPSRAYSSVPVPKDVTYFRKEREIILKKVLQQRVSYIMEEYNDAVQRAARLSAARENFLTGKKNPVNVVTQEDLMIYTKWLVCHLHSLKGIHRFLQILQHLPASHRLNVVDEKCPDMIPGNWDKLSAFDKNSESCHKVHPVSLPQHSTETEELRPQLQLLMAHFGIDYNLEDLKNPANEMELFSLVVKKFRSIFCKQQTMRTFPVYDAEVSRSDKWGMIDPTRALKKRANWIPFLKIKPKVDPWQQKLLIKLKQWKKVDKMMDLHSKFVEVSDMERVMEGLQNHAAVVLKPHALQSGSATSHASGQPSYDHIWKEVYAFTEHHQELSTEDDHTTVAHGEEDVESTSSSKPPGSYRKRSERGYSYMSTLQLLGLEEGTIANKEHVVTRGTYLSFLLLRHLRLRELKRVCLGILNYFRSVERSLTISTSGLSFKAGHLIPSAEDTSWVNAAKGGTGVSGGLRSQPYIHYTPADYKVHSTQFMEFAEVENHDDFHTREDGYIHTQDQRGAYIIYDVALEDLKELENQLLLVASQYIEKDKSNVTCGKYGGSKILGWAHASVDRFAVLLDLWTCETSLLEKKCQLLDVYFEAYQHALDPEERFALAQAIIDIMHKHPRFDLKLEYFVNTYKDECICLQFHHQLLRDIVNQQIDVQRDYVHKIWQKGQKGGISEFGLPYNVIAKQLISLNTSHPTLKNIYLLEFHPSLGLVSLIPKVLEYIYQEFYSMCRPKTASKAINLEKQLLQLVLDEWQTMEKPQSFYSSQIQEDLFAEVLIEDPMLVQEIALSLLEMGADEERMEGRGRQFLMLDSFSTLLELVTLRHRLVEVATESAQLARLYKAFAVETGFGEFHLYLRPAHFESAVHKEKADHLPPIFITSLLEDDSCVDRYIPSSLPLSIQEIDSHIGKFSFRTRDAVMQLLCPSGIKNMQLILACQVIQKNALLAAVQQASFCYLVQPAHTLDIKIELKPVNKSVVDMRLAEVRERKSTRQTRG, encoded by the exons ATGGATGAAGTAATCAAGATCTCTTCTACTGAGAAGGTCCAGCAGCTGGAAAGAGAACtagcagcacagctggcagaGTTGAAGGCACAAATAGAAGACAATGGGGTACTCCAGGGAACACCAAGCAGAGCATACAG ctctgttccAGTTCCAAAGGATGtaacttatttcagaaaagaaagggagataaTACTGAAAAAAGTCTTACAG CAGCGAGTTAGTTACATCATGGAGGAATACAATGATGCAGTTCAGAGGGCTGCAAGGCTTTCAGCTGCAAGGGAGAACTTcctgacaggaaagaaaaatccagtgAATGTGGTGACACAGGAGGATCTGATGATTTACACTAAGTGGTTAGTGTGCCACCTACACTCTCTGAAGGGCATTCACCGTTTTCTCCAG ATTCTCCAGCATTTGCCTGCTTCTCATAGACTGAATGTGGTTGATGAGAAATGTCCTGATATGATCCCAGGCAACTGGGACAAATTAAGTGCTTTTGACAAGAATTCAG AATCCTGCCACAAAGTGCATCCGGTGTCCttgccacagcacagcactgaaacCGAGGAGCTGAGACCCCAGCTCCAGCTTCTGATGGCTCACTTTGGTATTGACTACAACCTTGAGGATCTCAAGAACCCAGCTAATGAGATGGAGCTCTTTTCCCTG GTTGTCAAAAAGTTTAGAAGCATCTTCTGCAAACAGCAGACGATGAGAACATTTCCAGTTTATGACGCAGAGGTTTCTAGATCAGATAAATGGGGCATGATAGATCCAACCAGGGCTTTGAAGAAGAGAGCCAACTGGATTCCCTTTTTAAAG ATTAAGCCTAAAGTAGATCCCTGGCAGCAGAAGCTTTTGATAAAActaaaacaatggaaaaaagtgGATAAGATGATGGACCTTCATTCAAAATTTGTAGAG GTCTCAGACATGGAGAGGGTGATGGAGGGTCTCCAGAATCATGCAGCAGTGGTGCTCAAACCACATGCTTTGCAGTCAGGTTCTGCCACTTCTCATGCCTCAGGACAGCCGAGTTACGATCATATCTGGAAGGAAGTCTATGCCTTCACTGAGCATCACCAG GAACTAAGTACTGAGGATGATCACACAACTGTGGCTCACGGTGAGGAGGATGTAGAAAGCACCAGCTCCAGTAAGCCACCAGGATCCTACAGAAAGAGGAGCGAAAGAGG GTATAGTTATATGAGCACCTTGCAGCTGCTAGGATTGGAAGAAGGAACAATTGCTAACAAGGAGCATGTGGTGACAAGAGGAACCTACCTGTCCTTTCTTCTCCTACGTCACCTGAGGCTCCGAGAgctaaag CGAGTATGCCTGGGGATCCTGAACTATTTCAGGTCTGTGGAGAGAAGCCTGACCATCAGTACCTCAGGCCTCTCATTCAAGGCTGGTCATCTAATTCCCAGCGCAGAAGACACCTCCTGGGTCAATGCTGCCAAAGGAGGCACTGGTGTTTCTGGTGGTCTGCGCTCTCAACCCTATATTCACTACACGCCAGCTGACTACAAG GTGCATAGCACTCAGTTCATGGAGTTTGCAGAGGTGGAAAACCATGATGACTTTCACACTCGTGAAGATGGATATATTCACACACAGGACCAGAGAGGGGCTTACATCATATATGACGTGGCTTTAGAGGACCTGAAGGAGCTTGAGaaccagctgctgcttgtggccAGTCAGTACATTGAGAAAGATAAAA GCAATGTAACTTGTGGGAAGTATGGTGGCAGCAAAATCCTTGGCTGGGCACATGCCTCTGTGGATCGATTCGCTGTGTTGCTTGACCTTTGGACCTGTGAAACTtctctcttggaaaaaaaatgccag CTTTTAGATGTTTACTTTGAAGCTTACCAACATGCTTTGGACCCAGAGGAAAGATTTGCTTTGGCCCAAGCAATAATTGACATCATGCATAAACATCCGCGGTTTGATCTCAAGCTTGAATATTTTGTGAACACCTACAAAGATGAATGCATCTGTTTACAATTTCATCACCAGCTGCTGAGGGACATAGTAAACCAACAA ATAGATGTTCAGAGGGACTATGTCCACAAGATTTGGCAGAAAGGTCAGAAAGGTGGCATCAGTGAATTTGGACTTCCTTATAATGTGATTGCTAAGCAACTTATCTCTCTTAACACTAGCCA tcctactttgaagaatatttatttgctgGAGTTTCACCCTTCTCTCGGTCTGGTGTCCTTGATCCCCAAAGTTCTTGAGTATATCTACCAGGAATTCTACAGCATGTGTAGACCCAAAACAGCCAGTAAAGCgattaatttagaaaaacagctACTTCAGCTAGTACTTGATGAGTGGCAGACTATGGAAAAACCACAATCTTTCTACAGCTCTCAGATTCAAGAAGAT tTGTTTGCAGAGGTGCTGATAGAGGACCCCATGCTGGTGCAAGAGATAGCTTTATCACTATTAGAGATGGGAGCAGACGAAGAAAGAATGgaaggcagaggaaggcagTTCTTGATGCTGGATTCCTTCTCCACGCTCCTGGAGCTTGTCACGCTCCGCCATCGCTTGGTAGAGGTGGCAACAGAGAGTGCACAGTTAGCCAG gTTATATAAGGCTTTTGCAGTGGAAACAGGTTTTGGGGAGTTCCATTTGTATCTGAGGCCAGCGCACTTTGAATCTGCAGTTCACAAGGAGAAAGCAGACCATCTCCCGCCAATATTCATTACCTCTCTCTTGGAAGATGACAGCTGTGTTGACAG ATATATCCCATCTAGCTTACCATTAAGCATTCAAGAAATCGACAGTCATATTGGAAAGTTTAGTTTTCGTACAAGAGATGCTGTTATGCAG CTCTTGTGTCCATCTGGAATAAAGAACATGCAACTTATCCTTGCCTGCCAGGTCATTCAGAAAAATGCTCTTTTGGCAGCTGTTCAGCAAGCCTCATTTTGTTACCTGGTCCAGCCTGCCCATACCCTGGACATAAAG